A single genomic interval of Armigeres subalbatus isolate Guangzhou_Male chromosome 1, GZ_Asu_2, whole genome shotgun sequence harbors:
- the LOC134206414 gene encoding uncharacterized protein LOC134206414: MIFHLYVIILYIKKYDTFLKVRQEIVNGIQEHFHKENALVVHFDSKKLKFNRKQTEKIAVVVTGMDGLDQIINSVFLQCGTGKAVAEAVFETLQCWNLDGVIIGKCYDTTNVNSGEKNGAAVILERMLGRKLLDLPCRHHIYELVLGTAYKTCFGRVTTSPDDMLFKSFRDEWDRLDKSVYSGFPAGKIAETEKVNIVSFCNRMLLQTHIREDYAEFLELTLVCLDDSKAVTFRRPGALHHARFMAKAIYSLKMYLFRDQFMPDCEKLERFVLFVVLIYIRGWYKAPIATDAPLNDLKFMRALKNYDDKELGQKTYQKFKKHLWYLSELNISLSFFDDNVNVELKRKMVRNLKTPSNKQHMLRVKKCAIEGGLEVYVTENSLKFFEILKLDCSFLHEDPTTWNNRNDFIAAKTKCRCLCVTNDPAERALGVATNKKNMTVLTANKEKFCKHSTNTDGDGEGYTMNLVHRQTKKSFIC; encoded by the exons ATGATATTTCATCTATATGTTATAATATTGTATATTAAAAAGTATGACACATTTCTTAAGGTGCGCCAAGAAATCGTAAACGGAATTCAGGAACATTTCCACAAAGAAAATGCTTTGGTTGTTCACTTTGATTCCAAGAAACTGAAGTTCAATCGGAAACAAACTGAAAAAATTGCAGTTGTTGTTACCGGAATGGATGGATTGGATCAAATTATCAACAGTGTTTTCCTTCAATGCGGAACAGGAAAAGCCGTTGCTGAAGCAGTTTTTGAGACTTTGCAATGCTGGAATCTAGATGGTGTTATCATCGGAAAATGCTATGATACTACAAATGTGAATTCTGGAGAGAAAAATGGAGCTGCTGTTATCCTTGAACGAATGTTAGGAAGAAAGTTATTAGATTTACCTTGTAGACATCATATTTATGAGTTGGTACTTGGCACAGCTTATAAAACTTGTTTCGGTCGAGTTACGACTTCACCAGACGACATGCTGTTCAAGTCGTTCCGTGACGAATGGGACAGATTGGACAAAAGCGTATATTCTGGCTTCCCTGCAG GTAAAATTGCTGAAACTGAAAAGGTAAACATCGTTTCCTTTTGCAATCGGATGCTGTTGCAAACCCACATTCGTGAAGACTATGCTGAGTTTCTCGAGCTAACCCTAGTGTGCTTAGACGATAGCAAAGCAGTTACGTTTCGTCGTCCTGGTGCACTGCACCATGCTAGATTTATGGCTAAAGCCATTTACAGCCTTAAAATGTATCTTTTTCGAGATCAGTTTATGCCAGATTGTGAAAAACTTGAAAGATTCGTTCTTTTCGTTGTACTAATTTACATCAGGGGATGGTACAAAGCTCCGATTGCAACAGATGCACCGTTGAATGATTTGAAGTTCATGCGAGCTTTGAAGAACTATGATGACAAAGAGTTAGGCCAAAAAACATACCAGAAATTCAAAAAGCATCTATGGTATCTGTCGGAGCTAAACATCAGCCTTTCGTTTTTTGATGATAACGTTAATGTAGagttgaaaagaaaaatggtacGGAATTTGAAGACGCCAAGTAATAAACAGCACATGCTAAGAGTAAAAAAATGTGCTATTGAAGGAGGTTTAGAAGTTTATGTCACAGAAAActcattgaagttttttgaaattctgaaacTTGATTGCAGTTTCCTGCACGAAGATCCAACCACCTGGAACAACAGAAATGATTTTATCGCAGCAAAAACCAAATGCCGTTGTTTGTGTGTTACAAACGATCCAGCAGAACGAGCTCTTGGAGTAGCAA CAAACAAGAAAAATATGACAGTTCTAACAGCAAACAAAGAAAAATTTTGTAAACATAGCACCAACACTGATGGGGATGGAGAGGGCTATACAATGAATTTGGTCCACAGACAGACCAAGAAAAGTTTCATCTGCTAA